A single region of the Candidatus Zixiibacteriota bacterium genome encodes:
- a CDS encoding DUF59 domain-containing protein — protein MRPSGMDYPCRGYPRSSGRHQPRSGNYGVICMITEDQVMDVLHKVKDPEMALSVADLGLIYDLEIKTGGEIVIEMTLTTPACPYGPVLVNDVKKAVGELEGVTAVTVDIVWDPPWNPEEHATDYAKDVLGIW, from the coding sequence ATGCGCCCTTCTGGCATGGATTACCCTTGTCGAGGGTATCCGCGCTCATCAGGAAGGCATCAACCCCGAAGCGGTAACTACGGAGTGATTTGTATGATAACCGAAGATCAGGTAATGGATGTGCTTCACAAGGTCAAGGACCCTGAGATGGCCCTGAGCGTGGCCGACCTGGGCCTGATATACGATCTCGAAATCAAAACCGGGGGAGAGATTGTAATCGAAATGACACTTACCACACCCGCGTGCCCATACGGACCGGTTCTGGTCAATGACGTAAAAAAAGCCGTGGGGGAACTCGAGGGTGTTACGGCGGTGACGGTGGACATAGTCTGGGATCCACCCTGGAACCCGGAAGAACATGCCACTGATTATGCCAAGGATGTGCTGGGGATATGGTAG
- a CDS encoding SUF system NifU family Fe-S cluster assembly protein, giving the protein MNGLDQLYRDILMDHYKYPRGKKKIENPDIINSGQNPLCGDSIELTARLAGDRIEDIGIETVGCAICTASASMLTETVKGMTLGEVEQLSGLVTKMLTGDDEQKDFDLGDLEALAGVKKFPVRVKCALLAWITLVEGIRAHQEGINPEAVTTE; this is encoded by the coding sequence ATGAACGGTCTGGATCAGCTTTACCGGGATATACTTATGGATCACTATAAGTACCCGCGCGGCAAAAAGAAGATCGAAAATCCCGATATCATCAACAGTGGTCAAAATCCGCTCTGCGGAGATTCGATTGAATTGACTGCGAGGCTCGCTGGAGATCGTATCGAAGATATTGGAATCGAGACAGTCGGGTGTGCAATTTGCACCGCCTCGGCTTCGATGCTGACCGAAACTGTCAAGGGGATGACGCTCGGGGAGGTCGAACAGCTCTCTGGTCTTGTTACGAAAATGCTCACAGGCGATGATGAGCAAAAAGACTTTGACCTGGGCGATCTCGAAGCGCTGGCGGGAGTCAAAAAATTTCCAGTCAGGGTAAAATGCGCCCTTCTGGCATGGATTACCCTTGTCGAGGGTATCCGCGCTCATCAGGAAGGCATCAACCCCGAAGCGGTAACTACGGAGTGA